The following are encoded together in the Candidatus Methylomirabilota bacterium genome:
- the rpoZ gene encoding DNA-directed RNA polymerase subunit omega: MAFPSLENALNKVSNRYLLVVLSAKRARQINRGAPARVESKHKKPTSAALEEISQSKIEYRMKDEGETKA; this comes from the coding sequence ATGGCATTCCCATCGCTCGAAAACGCGCTCAACAAGGTCTCCAACCGCTACCTGCTCGTCGTCCTCTCCGCCAAGCGCGCCCGCCAGATCAACCGGGGGGCGCCGGCGCGGGTGGAGAGCAAGCACAAGAAACCGACCAGTGCCGCGCTGGAGGAGATCTCGCAGTCGAAGATCGAGTACCGCATGAAGGACGAGGGCGAGACGAAGGCCTGA